The following are from one region of the Stenotrophomonas lactitubi genome:
- a CDS encoding sensor histidine kinase: protein MSSTRNPDQWRSSSSRLLGLYCILFVAWSSMLLGVMYWRISDYLNDLTESGLQQRAHLFMSFDGPALDDALRDSQRFDLHQVYTYGLFDNAGMPMAGPLTAIPEGLPLDGNSHPVAGWTLVDGPHESGGSALGVVTRDGRTLVFVRQNGKLMAVNSIILDALLWGVSLTVIPGLVGWHLLRRRPLKRIQQIEAATNRIIAGDLGRRLPVSNRRDEIDRLSSIVNAMLERIEQLMTEVKGVCDSIAHDLRTPLTRLRAHLYRMRVGLDEHDPHADPLDKALAETDMLMARFAALLRVSELESHQRRSAFDKVDIADLLQELHQFYLPLAEEKQQELQLQVAPQIGVLRGDRELLFEAVANLLSNALQFTPAHGRILLRAVDDHGAPRIDVIDNGPGIPPQDRTLIYQRFFRGSSSAGQAPGFGLGLSIVAAIAGLHGFRVRAGSGPDGGAWMSIRGAADGLP from the coding sequence ATGTCTTCGACGCGCAACCCTGATCAGTGGCGCTCGTCCAGCAGCCGCCTTCTTGGCCTGTACTGCATCCTGTTCGTGGCCTGGTCGAGCATGCTGCTGGGAGTGATGTACTGGCGTATCTCGGACTACCTGAACGACCTGACCGAATCGGGTCTGCAGCAGCGCGCTCATCTGTTCATGAGCTTCGACGGCCCTGCCCTGGATGACGCGCTGCGCGACAGCCAGCGCTTCGACCTGCACCAGGTGTATACGTACGGGCTGTTCGACAACGCCGGCATGCCGATGGCGGGGCCGCTGACGGCCATTCCCGAGGGACTGCCGTTGGATGGCAACTCGCATCCTGTGGCGGGTTGGACACTGGTCGATGGCCCGCATGAGAGCGGTGGCAGCGCGCTCGGCGTGGTGACCCGCGATGGCCGCACACTGGTGTTCGTGCGCCAGAACGGCAAGCTGATGGCGGTCAACAGCATCATCCTCGATGCGCTGCTGTGGGGCGTGTCACTGACCGTCATTCCCGGGCTGGTGGGCTGGCATCTGCTGCGCCGGCGCCCGTTGAAGCGGATCCAGCAGATCGAAGCGGCCACCAACCGGATCATCGCCGGCGACCTCGGGCGACGGCTGCCGGTGTCCAACCGGCGCGATGAAATCGATCGGCTGTCGAGCATCGTCAACGCCATGCTGGAACGCATCGAACAGCTGATGACCGAGGTCAAAGGCGTGTGCGACAGCATCGCGCATGACCTGCGCACGCCACTCACCCGGCTGCGTGCGCACCTCTACCGCATGCGCGTGGGCCTGGACGAGCACGACCCGCATGCGGACCCGCTGGACAAGGCGCTGGCGGAGACTGACATGCTGATGGCGCGCTTCGCTGCGCTGCTGCGCGTGTCCGAGCTGGAAAGCCACCAGCGCCGCTCCGCCTTCGACAAGGTCGACATCGCCGACCTGCTGCAGGAGCTGCACCAGTTCTACCTGCCGTTGGCCGAGGAGAAACAACAGGAGCTGCAGCTGCAGGTCGCGCCGCAGATCGGCGTGCTGCGCGGCGATCGCGAGCTGCTGTTCGAAGCGGTGGCCAACCTGCTGTCCAACGCCCTGCAGTTCACGCCCGCGCACGGGCGCATCCTGCTGCGCGCGGTGGACGACCACGGCGCGCCCCGCATCGATGTGATCGACAACGGGCCGGGCATCCCGCCGCAGGACCGCACCTTGATCTACCAGCGCTTCTTCCGCGGCAGCAGCAGTGCCGGGCAAGCTCCAGGATTTGGCCTGGGGCTGTCGATCGTGGCCGCCATTGCGGGACTGCACGGCTTCCGCGTCCGCGCCGGCAGCGGCCCGGACGGCGGCGCCTGGATGAGCATCCGCGGTGCCGCAGACGGGCTTCCCTGA
- a CDS encoding response regulator transcription factor, with translation MPRVLTIEDDLVTAEEIATELRSHGFEVDLAADGSNGLALARAGDYAVITLDRMLPGVDGLTLVTTLRREGVTTPVLMISALSDVDERVRGLRAGGDDYLTKPFASDEMAARVEVLIRRHGQTGTADSVLRAGDLELDLMSRSVRRGGQEISLLPTEFKLLEFLVRNAGQVVTRTMLFQEVWGYHFDPGTNLIDVHIGRVRKRIEQPGRTQPIKTVRGTGYVFDAQP, from the coding sequence ATGCCGCGCGTACTCACCATCGAGGACGACCTTGTCACCGCGGAGGAAATCGCCACCGAGCTGCGCAGCCACGGCTTCGAGGTCGACCTGGCGGCCGATGGCAGCAATGGCCTGGCACTGGCACGCGCCGGCGACTACGCCGTGATCACCCTGGATCGCATGCTGCCGGGCGTGGACGGGCTGACCCTGGTCACCACGCTGCGCCGCGAAGGCGTGACCACGCCGGTGCTGATGATCAGCGCATTGTCGGACGTGGATGAGCGCGTGCGCGGGCTGCGCGCCGGCGGCGACGACTACCTGACCAAGCCGTTCGCTTCGGATGAAATGGCTGCGCGGGTGGAGGTGCTGATCCGCCGCCATGGGCAGACGGGCACTGCCGACAGCGTACTGCGCGCCGGTGATCTCGAACTGGACCTGATGAGCCGCTCGGTGCGCCGCGGCGGCCAGGAGATCAGCCTGCTGCCGACCGAATTCAAGCTGCTCGAATTCCTGGTCCGCAATGCCGGCCAGGTGGTCACCCGCACCATGTTGTTCCAGGAGGTCTGGGGCTACCACTTCGATCCGGGCACCAACCTGATCGACGTGCATATCGGCCGTGTGCGCAAACGCATCGAGCAGCCCGGCCGCACGCAGCCGATCAAGACCGTAAGGGGAACCGGCTATGTCTTCGACGCGCAACCCTGA
- a CDS encoding efflux RND transporter periplasmic adaptor subunit: protein MTLPYFVLPAAARRLPRTWRLPLLLLALATLLAGCGKDAPKPGAATPEVTVLTLQNQSLALEQELPGRTIASQESDVRPQVDGVLVKRLFEQGQLVKAGQPLFQIEPALYQAALNEAQANLKTAEAAAVTARLRAQRMQALGKDQLAARQDVDDAIASGQQAAAAVQAAQAARDTASTRLGFATVTAPIAGRIGRALFTPGALVTSAQADPLARIQQVDPMNVDITQSSNEYLALRRAIAEGGVQANSAPVRLRLSDGTDYPLPGTLEFADIDVQQETGSITLRAQFPNPEGQLLPGMYVRAQVGQGTQQQALLVPQSAVDRSAKGEAQAWLVDKEGKARLRIFRTARAVGNQWLVLDGISAGEQVVVAGAQGLADGMPVRVKPAPVAAPAGKD from the coding sequence ATGACCCTTCCGTATTTCGTCCTGCCGGCTGCGGCCAGGCGCCTGCCCCGAACCTGGCGCCTGCCGCTGCTGTTGCTGGCCCTGGCGACCCTGCTGGCCGGCTGTGGCAAGGACGCGCCCAAACCAGGCGCCGCGACGCCGGAAGTGACCGTGCTGACGCTGCAGAACCAGTCGCTGGCGCTGGAGCAGGAGCTGCCGGGACGCACCATCGCCTCGCAGGAATCGGATGTACGCCCGCAGGTGGACGGGGTGCTGGTGAAGCGGCTGTTCGAGCAGGGGCAGCTGGTGAAGGCCGGGCAGCCCCTGTTCCAGATCGAGCCGGCGCTGTACCAGGCCGCCCTGAACGAGGCGCAGGCCAACCTGAAGACCGCCGAAGCGGCGGCCGTGACCGCGCGTCTGCGGGCGCAGCGGATGCAGGCGCTGGGCAAGGACCAGCTGGCCGCACGCCAGGACGTGGACGATGCCATCGCCAGTGGCCAGCAGGCCGCTGCGGCAGTGCAGGCTGCGCAGGCGGCGCGCGATACCGCCAGCACGCGGCTGGGTTTTGCCACAGTCACCGCACCGATCGCCGGTCGCATCGGGCGCGCGCTGTTCACCCCCGGTGCGCTGGTGACGTCGGCGCAGGCCGACCCGCTGGCGCGGATCCAGCAGGTGGATCCGATGAACGTGGATATCACCCAGTCCAGCAACGAGTACCTGGCGCTGCGTCGTGCCATTGCCGAGGGTGGGGTGCAGGCCAACAGCGCGCCGGTGCGGCTGCGCTTGTCCGATGGCACCGACTACCCGCTGCCGGGCACGCTGGAGTTCGCCGACATCGATGTGCAGCAGGAGACCGGCAGCATCACCCTGCGTGCGCAGTTCCCCAACCCCGAAGGACAACTGCTGCCGGGCATGTACGTGCGCGCGCAGGTGGGCCAGGGCACGCAGCAGCAGGCGCTGCTGGTGCCGCAGTCGGCGGTGGACCGCAGTGCCAAGGGCGAGGCGCAGGCGTGGCTGGTGGACAAGGAGGGCAAGGCGCGGCTGCGTATCTTCCGCACCGCACGCGCGGTCGGCAACCAGTGGCTGGTGCTTGATGGCATCAGCGCCGGCGAGCAGGTGGTGGTGGCGGGGGCGCAGGGCCTTGCCGACGGCATGCCGGTGCGGGTGAAGCCCGCGCCCGTGGCCGCGCCGGCCGGAAAGGACTGA
- a CDS encoding efflux RND transporter permease subunit, with protein MLPRFFIHRPVFAWVLAICIMAFGTIAVTQLPVEQYPDIAPPQVNITANYTGASAQTVEDSVTQVIEQQIKGIDHLLYFSSTSSSSGQARITVTFDQSANPDIAQVQVQNSVNQAINRLPQEVQQQGVTVAKSQGDSLMVVSLYDTSRRMERVDVSDFLVSNVQDPISRIAGVGEINVFGSAYAMRVWLDPHKLRAYDLMPSDVRSAIQAQNTQVTAGELGALPSSATQSLNATVTAQSRLQTPEQFRAIILRTLPSGAAVHLGDVARVEIGAENYQTSSYLNGYPAAGFSVTLASGANALATADAVRAELERLRPTFPPGLQVAYPRDSTPFVRVSIEGVIHTLIEAIVLVVVVMFLFLQNVRATLIPAITVPVVLLGTFGVLAVAGFTINTLTLFAMVLAIGLLVDDAIVVVENVERIIHEEHLPPREATEKSMGEITGALIGITVVLGAVFLPMALFGGSTGIIYRQFSITIASAMALSALVALTLTPALCATLLKPSSAQKPPGRFFAAFNRGVERSQSAYQSRLGGVVAHPRRWMAFYLLLVIAMIALYARMPTGFLPVEDQGQVTFQFSTPEGTPMARTEALGEQISRYFMEHEKQNLDVVFVVVGRNNAGTGQNAGQGFLALKPWDERNGDNTAAAIIARANAYFRKLPDAKVNVLAPPAVRGLGQSSGFELWLQDTSAAGRVALQAAQEQVVRAAGEDDGLTSVRLNGLGDKAELRLDIDHAQASALGLAQADINSTLSAAWGGSYINDFLDRGRVKRVYMQGDQPYRSVPDDIGQWYVRGGNGQMASFASFASSHWARGPQLQQRFNGLPAMQIQGSAAEGRSSGEAMQRMQALVADQPGFDLQWSGLSYQEQLASNQTLYLYAASIAFIFLCLAALYESWTVPVAVVLVIPLGVIGTVLATTAAGFVNDIYFQVGLLTTIGLSAKNAILIVEFAEARYRAGSSAVEAALQGARLRLRPIVMTSLAFVAGVIPLALATGAGAVSRREIGMSVIGGMLSGTVLAVVLVPLFFVLVRRLGRARPVH; from the coding sequence ATGCTGCCGCGCTTCTTCATCCACCGCCCCGTATTCGCTTGGGTACTGGCGATCTGCATCATGGCGTTCGGCACGATTGCGGTGACCCAGCTGCCGGTCGAACAGTATCCGGACATCGCACCGCCGCAGGTCAACATCACCGCCAACTACACCGGCGCGTCTGCGCAGACGGTGGAAGACAGCGTCACCCAGGTGATCGAACAGCAGATCAAGGGCATCGACCACCTGCTGTATTTCTCTTCCACCAGCTCGTCTTCGGGGCAGGCGCGGATCACGGTCACCTTCGACCAGAGCGCCAACCCCGATATCGCCCAGGTGCAGGTGCAGAACAGCGTCAACCAGGCCATCAACCGCCTGCCGCAGGAAGTGCAGCAGCAGGGCGTGACCGTGGCCAAGTCGCAGGGCGACTCGCTGATGGTGGTGTCGCTGTACGACACCAGCCGGCGCATGGAGCGGGTGGACGTTTCCGACTTCCTGGTCAGCAACGTGCAGGATCCGATCAGCCGCATTGCCGGCGTCGGCGAGATCAATGTGTTCGGTTCGGCCTATGCGATGCGGGTGTGGCTGGATCCGCACAAGCTGCGTGCCTACGACCTGATGCCGTCGGATGTGCGCAGTGCGATCCAGGCGCAGAACACCCAGGTCACGGCCGGTGAACTGGGGGCGCTGCCGTCCAGTGCGACGCAGAGCCTCAATGCCACCGTCACCGCGCAGTCGCGCCTGCAGACCCCGGAACAGTTCCGCGCGATCATCCTGCGCACGCTGCCCAGTGGCGCGGCAGTGCACCTGGGCGATGTGGCGCGGGTCGAGATCGGCGCGGAGAATTACCAGACCAGCAGCTACCTCAACGGCTATCCGGCCGCAGGTTTCTCGGTGACCCTGGCCTCCGGCGCCAACGCGCTGGCCACCGCCGATGCAGTGCGCGCGGAGCTTGAGCGGCTGCGGCCTACGTTCCCGCCCGGGCTGCAGGTCGCCTATCCACGCGACAGCACGCCGTTCGTAAGGGTCTCCATCGAAGGGGTCATCCACACCCTGATCGAGGCGATCGTGCTGGTAGTGGTGGTGATGTTCCTGTTCCTGCAGAACGTGCGTGCCACCCTGATCCCGGCGATCACGGTGCCGGTGGTGCTGCTGGGTACTTTCGGCGTCCTCGCGGTGGCCGGCTTCACCATCAACACGCTGACCCTGTTTGCGATGGTGCTGGCCATCGGCCTGCTGGTCGATGATGCGATCGTGGTGGTGGAGAACGTGGAGCGCATCATCCACGAAGAGCATCTGCCGCCACGCGAGGCGACCGAGAAGTCGATGGGCGAGATCACCGGTGCGCTGATCGGCATCACCGTGGTGCTCGGCGCGGTGTTCCTGCCGATGGCGCTGTTCGGTGGTTCCACCGGCATCATCTACCGGCAGTTCTCGATCACCATTGCATCTGCCATGGCGCTGTCGGCGCTGGTCGCGCTGACCCTGACCCCGGCGCTGTGCGCGACCCTGCTCAAGCCTTCGTCGGCACAGAAGCCACCGGGGCGCTTCTTTGCTGCGTTCAATCGCGGCGTCGAACGCAGCCAGTCGGCCTACCAGAGCAGGCTGGGGGGCGTGGTGGCCCATCCGCGGCGCTGGATGGCGTTCTACCTGCTGCTGGTGATCGCCATGATTGCCTTGTATGCGCGCATGCCGACCGGCTTCCTGCCGGTGGAGGACCAGGGCCAGGTGACCTTCCAGTTCTCCACGCCGGAAGGCACGCCGATGGCGCGCACGGAGGCGCTGGGTGAGCAGATCAGCCGCTACTTCATGGAGCATGAAAAGCAGAACCTGGACGTGGTGTTCGTGGTGGTCGGTCGCAACAATGCGGGTACCGGCCAGAATGCGGGGCAGGGCTTCCTGGCTCTCAAACCCTGGGACGAGCGCAACGGCGACAACACTGCGGCGGCGATCATCGCGCGCGCCAATGCCTATTTCCGCAAGCTGCCCGATGCCAAGGTCAATGTACTCGCTCCGCCGGCCGTGCGTGGCCTGGGCCAGTCCAGCGGTTTCGAACTGTGGCTGCAGGACACCAGCGCGGCCGGTCGCGTGGCCTTGCAGGCGGCGCAGGAACAGGTGGTGCGCGCGGCCGGCGAAGATGATGGGCTCACGTCGGTGCGCTTGAACGGGCTGGGTGACAAGGCCGAGCTGCGGCTGGACATCGACCACGCCCAGGCCAGTGCGCTGGGTCTGGCCCAGGCCGACATCAATTCCACGCTGTCTGCCGCCTGGGGCGGCAGCTACATCAATGATTTCCTGGACCGCGGTCGGGTCAAGCGTGTCTACATGCAGGGCGACCAGCCCTACCGCAGCGTGCCCGACGACATCGGTCAGTGGTATGTGCGCGGCGGCAACGGTCAGATGGCCTCGTTCGCCAGCTTCGCCAGCAGCCACTGGGCGCGTGGGCCGCAGCTGCAGCAGCGCTTCAACGGCCTGCCTGCGATGCAGATCCAGGGCAGTGCGGCCGAAGGGCGCAGCTCGGGTGAAGCGATGCAGCGCATGCAGGCGCTGGTGGCCGATCAGCCTGGGTTCGATCTGCAATGGAGCGGGCTGTCCTACCAGGAACAACTGGCCAGCAACCAGACCCTGTACCTCTATGCCGCGTCGATCGCCTTCATCTTCCTGTGCCTGGCCGCGCTCTACGAGAGCTGGACGGTTCCGGTGGCGGTGGTGCTGGTGATCCCGCTGGGCGTGATCGGCACGGTGCTGGCGACCACGGCTGCGGGCTTCGTCAATGACATCTACTTCCAGGTGGGGTTGCTGACCACGATTGGACTATCGGCAAAGAACGCGATCCTGATCGTGGAGTTCGCCGAAGCGCGCTACCGCGCAGGTAGTTCGGCGGTGGAGGCGGCACTGCAGGGCGCGCGCCTGCGCCTGCGGCCGATCGTGATGACCTCGCTGGCCTTCGTGGCAGGCGTCATTCCGCTGGCATTGGCCACCGGCGCCGGCGCGGTCAGCCGCCGTGAGATCGGCATGAGCGTGATCGGCGGCATGCTCTCGGGAACGGTGCTGGCGGTGGTGCTGGTGCCGCTGTTCTTCGTGCTG